Within the Syngnathus scovelli strain Florida chromosome 6, RoL_Ssco_1.2, whole genome shotgun sequence genome, the region GACGCTGCCACCTTTTGCACTTTGTCATTTGGACTATGAAGGGCGATGGTTCAAATCAGgctgtagacaaaaaaaaaatggcaaggtGTCCTTGAATaaggctctctttttttttttttcttcttcttcttttttggcTTCATTTTGTAGCCAGCGGAAAAGAAATACTGTTTTAACTGGTCATGAAAGCAGCAATTCCCGTTTCAATGCCTATTGATTTAGGTGTCACTTAGAGAATTGGCCAGTTGGTCAGTTTGAAGTCCCAAAAGGGGGTGCAGCCAACATGGAGATGAGTCCATTGATTTGATGTGTGGGCATCAAATTATTCCATCTCTTGTTAGAAGCAGCAGTCCATTTTGGATGCTGTAATGTCTAATTTGGACTAAAGAATGCACTAATGACCATATCAAACAGGTTGAGACAAAGTAATTCATGGATacttattttgttatttattgtgCTAATCAGTTGAAATTTTACAAGACTATTTACTTTTATGTTAAGTCTTAGTGTTTTTCATATGTTGTTTTGAATAAAAGTGGTCCAAATTGCCCAAACATTGCATCATCTCCTTGATTGTCAGAGACAGGAAAGTCAAATCTGTGCGGTGCCGCTCATTCAACACATTTTGTAACCAATTAATTTAGTGTGTTGTGTCAATCATTACAGTAGACtaactgggattttttttctccccctccccATTTTTCTCTTTGCAAAGGTCCCCACATTTCAAGAGAAGACGAAAGCCCTATTTGGAAATCTTATGGACGAAGGTGAGTCCGGCCTATCCTGCTTCAAAGCACCCTTGCATGCCTCCTCTGCAAACAATAGTGTCTAACTCTGACAAGCATGCCATGTCGCTACTTATCAAGCTGCATGCTGCTCACTCCATATGGCCAGCTAAATTGTCATTTAATCTCCGTGGCTTACCGACTAGGATTGTCGTGCCCCTCGGCAGCCTTTCTAAATGTTAAATACACCACTTACTAAGAGTTCTGCATGGATCCAAATCAAGATATGActttgtcctctgtgtcacgCTTCTCCTTGATGTGGTCATGGCGTTGTCCTTAAAATGAATTAGGCAACTGAGTCATTGCCTACCCTGCAAGGACCTGCCTTGACATGGTTATGTTAACTGATTGTGACCCTGGCCTTGGACTATCTCGATGCCACCTAGATGCAAAATCAAAGTGCAtataaagtctacacacccatgACCTGTACAAGGCAATTGCAAACAAAGCGCAGTGGGGGTCGGGGGGGCTTTTTATGCATTCACAAATGGTTTGCTTTGAATTTCAGGTAGTTTTGACCTTAGATTAAAAGCTGATTTGGGGTTAGGAAGACATGAAAACACTGGCAATGTCATGACGAAAATAGTCCTCCTTCCTCTATTTGTGTTTTGATCAGAAATGAGTCGCCAGACTGCCACCGCGCTCCCCACAGGAACATCCAAGTGCCCTGCCTCCCAGCGCGTGCCCACCCTGTCGGGGACCACCGCCTCCAACAGTGACCTAGCCAGCCTGTTTGAGTGCCCCGTGTGCTTTGACTATGTCCTGCCCCCCATCCTTCAGTGCCAGTCGGGACACCTGGTATGTGTTCATTACATCACAAAATGTGCATATTGCATACCAAGACTCTTGTTTTAGTACAGCGAAAGCGCGAATTGGATGGATGAGAGAATTAAGCAGCCACTTATTCGACTACTGTGTCCAGCCGGCCAAGCACTTGGACTTGAGTGCCTATGTGGATGAGATGCTCCGGCGAACTTCCTCCCTTTTCCAATCATATACTGTCCTAGCTATCCGTAACACTGTAATAATGCAGTATTATAGGTCAACAGCCTGACTATTTCTTATCACATGCCTTTAAATTAGCTACTTTaaatactacttgaaaatgtatttataacaaaaaaaattgaggtCCGTGACCAAACTGCGTCAAAGAGCGTAAAATCGAGCTTCAGCTGGTTTATGGCCCAATTGACCAACTATAtcactctttctttcttttttttttttaatcacaaaatAGCTTAGAGATGACCACAAATGAAGTCTTAAGCTTTTTGATGCCTTGCATAACATATATTGTACTTCTCTATGCTTTTAAAGTTTGGGGCTTGACAGCCCCTCAAAATATTGCTGTCCAATGACCAATCAGACAAGAATATACTGTTCTATCTTAAAAACATTATACAAAAAATTGCGCCATGCCGTTTGTGATTAGGGCAAGGAAACCAAATCCAAATATTGTCAGGCAACAGGAAATTAGCCGCTGCAACAATCAATCACTACTCTCTGATGGTTCTCCAAAATGCTGTTTTTGATAACCAACAAGTGGAAAAATAAGAAATTTCAATACTTCCTGTTGGCCTGTCAGAgagatatgaaaaaaaaatcacagtgatGTTGTTGGCGCAACtataaaacatttttctttacatgattacacatgttacacaaAGCAGAGGATGGAGAGTCCTGTTTGATGGCCAGTGTCAGtcaagaagtgttcatcattggGCTCACAAGTACTTCCTGGATGGAGCTTTCAAATTTTGCTTAAGAGTTCAAAACTTCTGCCCCTCCTTCAATTTATCTTTGTGTCCTTCCTCAGGTATGCTCCAATTGTCGGCCCAAGCTAACCTGCTGCCCGACCTGTCGAGGGCCGCTGGGCTCCATCAGGAACCTGGCTATGGAGAAGGTGGCCAACTCGGTACTCTTCCCATGCAAATACGCCTCGTCAGGCTGCGAAGTCACGCTGCCGCACACCGACAAGACGGAGCACGAAGAGCTTTGCGAGTTCCGACCGTACTCGTGCCCCTGCCCCGGCGCCTCCTGCAAGTGGCAGGGCTCCCTGGATGCCGTCATGCCTCACTTGATGCACCAGCACAAGTCCATTACCACACTGCAGGTCAGCATTTGCTTTACAGAGTGTCCACAGGGTGGCACTTTCGTCCATTTTTTCATAGTAGTGGCTGATCCACTATATGGTTGTTATTTTTGTGCAAAAATGGTTCCATGCtaaatttacaaaacaaaagtacTTTTACGGCCCAAAAATACACCTAGATCTCCAGTaaaaagtattttctttttcactTTGTTCGGCTTATGCTTGTGGAATAATAAAAGCTTGCTATTGATTTCTAAACTAGGACTGAAGGCTTAAAACAAGCTTGTCTTCAAAATCAGCTGCGAGAATCCGGGAAAAAATGTCATCCTGTATTTATCACGTTGGGTTCAAAGGGACATTTTCAACCTCTTTTCAATTGGATACTGATGTACCTGTGGTCTCTTCCAGGGGGAGGACATTGTGTTCTTGGCCACAGACATCAACCTTCCCGGCgcagtggactgggtgatgatgCAGTCGTGCTTCGGCTTCCACTTCATGTTGGTGCTGGAGAAGCAGGAGAAATATGACGGCCACCAACAATTCTTTGCCATCGTGCAACTCATTGGGACTCGCAAACAAGCGGAGAACTTTGCGTATCGGTTGGAGCTCAATGGCCACCGGCGCCGCCTGACCTGGGAGGCCACGCCACGCTCCATCCACGAGGGCATCGCCACCGCCATTATGAACAGCGACTGTCTGGTGTTCGACACGTCCATCGCGCAGCTCTTCGCCGAAAACGGCAACCTAGGCATCAATGTGACCATCTCCATGTGCTAAGAACTCACTGGATAAGCCAAGGGGGGGAGGGGCGtttgcgcgcatgtgtgtgtatgtgtgtgtgagacaaccACTTTCCGGATGGGTttgtcggccattttgaatgggttgaatcagctCGACTTCATCTCCGCCagactccttgaagacactttgGATGTGGAATTGGACTGTCTTGTCGGGCAGCTGTGAGGAACCCGAGGCGGGTGGATG harbors:
- the siah1 gene encoding E3 ubiquitin-protein ligase Siah1 isoform X1: MCVPAANQGNTDYTEPLSTPSQLVRRSTGGEVKDISSEVPTFQEKTKALFGNLMDEEMSRQTATALPTGTSKCPASQRVPTLSGTTASNSDLASLFECPVCFDYVLPPILQCQSGHLVCSNCRPKLTCCPTCRGPLGSIRNLAMEKVANSVLFPCKYASSGCEVTLPHTDKTEHEELCEFRPYSCPCPGASCKWQGSLDAVMPHLMHQHKSITTLQGEDIVFLATDINLPGAVDWVMMQSCFGFHFMLVLEKQEKYDGHQQFFAIVQLIGTRKQAENFAYRLELNGHRRRLTWEATPRSIHEGIATAIMNSDCLVFDTSIAQLFAENGNLGINVTISMC
- the siah1 gene encoding E3 ubiquitin-protein ligase Siah1 isoform X2, translating into MDEEMSRQTATALPTGTSKCPASQRVPTLSGTTASNSDLASLFECPVCFDYVLPPILQCQSGHLVCSNCRPKLTCCPTCRGPLGSIRNLAMEKVANSVLFPCKYASSGCEVTLPHTDKTEHEELCEFRPYSCPCPGASCKWQGSLDAVMPHLMHQHKSITTLQGEDIVFLATDINLPGAVDWVMMQSCFGFHFMLVLEKQEKYDGHQQFFAIVQLIGTRKQAENFAYRLELNGHRRRLTWEATPRSIHEGIATAIMNSDCLVFDTSIAQLFAENGNLGINVTISMC